One window of the Nicotiana tabacum cultivar K326 chromosome 4, ASM71507v2, whole genome shotgun sequence genome contains the following:
- the LOC107774133 gene encoding uncharacterized protein LOC107774133 isoform X7: MEDGIDADVLMDYVEFQIFPSQNRYESHICYGNKLETLTSGLLEQLVLHSPKIKSLHSKGSDSNFRFRPLGNLSDAKWFTKSTLIRFLRIVSSSPTIDMAKAMVNEISQLEEARKFHVSLYSKDRIGSDETAECDYSSGAVSSSQQADDNSSSSDASKNELLRAIELRLTALKGELAAAIDQAAGTTCSFEDVINIEKFSYYFGAVEMRNCLQKFIALSHEIPGKELSLSRTDVRNDKVGSVEGNSQTSGTSKSETPVTYSASPAKAAQMERQNSSGNEESSCTSEEEQPSAERSRTLIRSASPRRSASPMRRVQIGRSGSRRSTALTIKSLNYFPARERSISHKDAAASGSDEEDSEQTSKKAEKDVCRMSVQDAISLFENKQNGGTVDYQRTKSLLNGSIGANKAVLRRWSSGVCESSKGSVDVATDDPVSMAINKSEDQETEGTLEIKPDSYSPPKSLDADVTAADFEHNLPEEKAHSPKATREESLPNQGAEIGEKLNASVEWTRQKEAELNQLLTKMMETKPTKYRSSAATDSKHQSRPTERRGGFYDHYKEKRDEKLRGETARNRAEKDKQFKALQQVLDERKAAIVSGNASNVSKKPNIKRTQRTVKNSLESAKTKDETPKPTVVKKASSKASQLPATRKSWPSMPSPRVTGTSTAKTPKTPPITNSAGTTPTRRRSQPTTAVPQTSQKVEKLQPQAKPVKAPQNNIRKNVPNGDKKLQTLTKASKPTKAKVQPTSGDSASSTKPRLSKVTKKSSVVPVESKEAKPFLRKGSGTGSGHSPVIKAKVSSQSEKSLRESTDFVQVEENEMAYVASGPLNQLQDRGLEELKIHEDEDSGIQLNSPQKYEDRESCNKVTPDSEDDFRRMEESTLKSEVEEESNISPSAWVEIEEQEDQAISCNDGFGPNESQADVATVRISSPRVRHSLSQMLLEESSEDVIDWGNAENPPTMIYQKDVPKGLKRLLNFTRKSKTDSNPTGVSSPSFFSEGEDDPEDSKLLTKSSSDNLLKKATLHAKHSGQPKSSSEAYELSAQTSIGKIAAQKLQASRLSAPASTTKASRSFFSLSAFKGSK, translated from the exons ATGGAGGATGGAATAGATGCTGATGTCTTGATGGACTATGTTGAATTTCAGATTTTCCCAAGCCAGAACAG GTACGAGTCGCATATCTGCTATGGCAACAAGTTAGAAACACTAACCTCCGGTCTTCTGGAGCAATTGGTGCTTCATTCTCCCAAAATCAAATCTTTGCACTCAAAGGGATCAGATTCCAATTTCAGATTTAGACCCCTAGGGAATCTTAGTGACGCAAAATGGTTTACAAAATCCACATTGATCAG GTTTCTTCGTATTGTCAGCTCATCACCTACAATAGATATGGCCAAGGCCATGGTAAATGAAATATCTCAGCTTGAAGAAGCTCGGAAGTTTCATGTTTCTTTGTATTCAAAG GATCGTATTGGGAGCGATGAAACAG CAGAATGCGATTACTCAAGTGGTGCAGTGTCATCATCGCAGCAA GCAGATGATAACTCTTCTTCATCAGATGCTTCCAA GAATGAATTGCTGAGGGCGATCGAGTTGAGGCTGACTGCTTTAAAAGGGGAACTAGCTGCTGCTATCGACCAAGCTGCTGGCACCACATGCTCTTTTGAGGATGTTATTAACATAGAAAAGTTTTCTTACTATTTTGGAGCTGTTGAAATGAG GAACTGCCTACAGAAGTTTATTGCACTGAGCCACGAGATTCCGGGTAAAGAGTTGTCTCTTTCAAGAACTGATGTCAGAAATGACAAAGTTGGTTCAGTAGAGGGCAATTCTCAAACATCCGGAACATCAAAGTCGGAAACACCAGTGACATATAGTGCTTCCCCTGCAAAAGCTGCACAGATGGAGAGGCAAAACTCATCAGGTAATGAGGAATCTTCCTGTACAAGTGAGGAGGAACAACCGTCAGCCGAAAGAAGTCGGACTCTTATAAGATCTGCATCTCCAAGAAGGTCTGCATCTCCAATGCGAAGAGTCCAAATTGGGCGCTCTGGGTCACGAAGATCCACTGCTTTAACGATTAAGAGTCTAAATTACTTTCCTGCCAGAGAAAGGTCAATCTCTCATAAAGATGCAGCTGCCAGCGGTAGTGATGAGGAAGACTCTGAGCAAACCTCGAAAAAGGCTGAGAAGGATGTGTGCAGAATGAGTGTGCAAGATGCAATCAGTCTCTTTGAAAACAAACAGAATGGCGGAACTGTTGATTATCAGAGGACAAAGTCACTATTAAACGGCTCAATTGGTGCTAATAAAGCGGTATTGAGAAGATGGAGTTCAGGGGTGTGTGAAAGTTCTAAAGGCTCTGTTGATGTGGCGACTGATGATCCAGTTTCCATGGCTATCAATAAATCGGAAGATCAAGAAACTGAGGGTACTTTGGAAATAAAACCCGATTCATACTCTCCTCCCAAAAGCCTTGACGCCgatgttactgctgctgattTCGAACACAACTTACCTGAAGAAAAAGCACATAGTCCAAAGGCTACGAGAGAGGAATCTCTCCCTAACCAAGGTGCAGAAATAGGTGAAAAATTAAATGCCTCAGTTGAATGGACTCGACAAAAGGAAGCAGAGCTAAACCAATTGCTCACGAAAATGATGGAAACCAAGCCTACCAAATATCGGAGCTCGGCAGCTACTGATAGCAAACACCAAAGCCGTCCCACTGAGCGTCGAGGTGGTTTCTATGATCATTACAAAGAAAAAAGGGATGAGAAACTTCGTGGTGAAACTGCTAGGAATAGAGCAGAGAAGGATAAACAATTTAAAGCACTGCAACAAGTTCTTGATGAAAGAAAAGCAGCAATTGTCTCAGGGAATGCAAGTAATGTTAGTAAAAAACCAAATATTAAGAGAACTCAGAGAACAGTCAAGAACTCCCTTGAATCTGCAAAAACCAAAGATGAAACTCCCAAACCCACTGTTGTAAAGAAAGCTTCATCAAAAGCATCGCAACTGCCAGCAACGCGGAAGTCATGGCCTTCTATGCCGTCACCAAGAGTTACAGGGACATCAACTGCTAAAACTCCTAAAACTCCTCCTATAACAAATTCTGCTGGTACTACACCTACCCGTAGAAGATCACAGCCAACAACAGCAGTTCCTCAGACAAGCCAAAAGGTTGAGAAATTACAGCCCCAAGCAAAACCTGTGAAAGCACCCCAGAATAATATCAGAAAGAATGTTCCAAATGGGGACAAGAAACTGCAGACTCTGACAAAAGCTAGCAAACCTACGAAAGCCAAAGTTCAGCCTACCTCTGGAGATTCTGCATCCTCTACTAAACCTAGACTCAGCAAGGTAACCAAGAAAAGTAGTGTGGTGCCTGTGGAATCAAAGGAGGCAAAGCCTTTTCTTCGTAAGGGCTCAGGTACTGGATCTGGTCATAGTCCAGTCATAAAGGCCAAAGTTTCATCTCAGTCTGAAAAATCTTTGAGGGAATCTACGGACTTCGTTCAAGTTGAGGAGAATGAGATGGCCTATGTTGCTTCTGGTCCACTTAATCAACTGCAGGACAGGGGTCTTGAGGAGTTAAAAATTCATGAAGATGAAGACTCCGGAATTCAGTTAAACAGCCCTCAAAAATATGAAGATAGAGAGAGCTGCAATAAGGTTACGCCAGATAGTGAAGATGATTTTCGAAGAATGGAAGAGTCTACACTGAAAAGCGAGGTTGAAGAGGAATCGAACATTTCCCCTAGCGCCTGGGTGGAAATAGAGGAGCAGGAGGATCAAGCCATTTCATGTAATGATGGTTTTGGTCCTAATGAATCTCAGGCTGATGTTGCAACTGTAAGAATCTCAAGTCCACGAGTTCGTCATTCTCTGTCTCAAATGTTGCTTGAAGAAAGCAGTGAAGATGTTATCGACTGGGGTAATGCTGAGAATCCTCCTACCATGATATATCAGAAGGATGTGCCAAAGGGATTAAAGCGGCTTCTAAACTTTACTCGTAAGAGTAAGACTGATTCGAATCCAACTGGTGTTTCAAGCCCATCTTTCTTCTCTGAAGGTGAGGATGATCCAGAAGACTCTAAACTTCTTACCAAAAGTAGTTCGGACAATCTACTGAAGAAAGCCACGCTTCATGCTAAGCATTCTGGACAACCAAAGTCGTCTTCTGAAGCCTATGAGCTATCCG CTCAAACAAGTATAGGCAAAATTGCTGCTCAGAAATTGCAAGCGAGCCGGCTCTCAGCTCCAGCAAGTACAACAAAag CATCAAGATCgttcttttctctttctgcaTTCAAGGGAAGCAAATAA